The window ACACGCCAGGATACACAGCTCTTGTTCTGATTTCGCCTCTACCCTTAAATAATGAACAAGCgttttttaatttcttaccGAAATAGCATTGCTGTTGTGTTTCTTACCCCCTCCTATAACATGATGGTACTGCCTTCTTTcccagtgtttttttttttcccatttcagaTAGTTAAATAAATAGTTACCACAGTAAAGAAGACATACATAATTTTCCAGATCTTTCAGATTACTTTTGGCTGGAAGAAGGAGTTTGGCCTTTTTCTGTCAGTGAAGTGGCAAGATCTGCATGTCTCCTTTTTATCTCTGAGAGCTTCTTTAGATGTGTCATTGCAGTGGGGGGTCCCTAACAtgagaaggacatggacctgtcagagtcccttccagagcctaaaggggctgcagtgggactttggacaagggcatggatgacaggacaaggggaatgggtTCCAACTGACAGAGGAGAGGTTTAAATGAGATATTGAGGagaaatttttccctgtgagggtggtgtggccctggcacaggttgcccaaagaAGCTGGGATGATGtctgtgcccatggcaggggttggaaccAGGTGATCTGGAAGGTTCCTTCCAATCCAACCCATCCTGTGATCCTGTGGTTGTAGTTAGGAACTTCCTGAGACCATactcactttttaaaatgtgacaTAGAGTTTTATGTATGTCATAAAACTGACAGAGGGAAACACTCAGTGCCTTTGACCCTGAAACTTGTGGCACTCCTGGTGATGGTGTGCTATGCCTCGTGGAAGAATGCACTGGCAGTgactgctgtattttttttctttcaggtttGCAGGAGCCTTATGCTAATAAaataagaatagaaaaatgACGTTAAGGAAAGGTATGTGTATATGTGcttgtctgatttttttttgaatatattttctATCCAGGTTTCTCAGTTGTTCTCTGGTTGTATTGataaaggtttttctttttaattttcagtgaaCATTTCCATCCTTATAGTGGCTGTTATCATATTTTTGCTAGTTATTCATCATAACTTCCTAAGCCTCAGTGACTTCTTGAGACGGGAATTGTCAGGTatgttgttttaatttttaaaatatatacatttttaagATTTGGTGGGAAAACACCTGCTCTGGTCAGACAGAACCTACCATGAGGTTTGAGTGAATGGGAGGGGGAAGTTAATGAGGTTATAGGCATGGCAGAGGGGACTAAAGGCAAGTGCAAACTACTGTAGCTCAGCCTTTTAATACCTTGTGCTGTGTGTGAATATGTGTGGTTAAATGTGTGCAGTTTTCTGTAAATGTGGTGTTATTCTATTCATTAGCATCTCAGATTCTCAGAAGCTGATGCTCTGTTTGATACTGGCTCACTGTAATCCACACCTCAGCTCAGACGTCTGAGTGTATAGCAGAAATAATTGAAGTGTTGGAAATTTCAGTGTggtaataataatttataataataaaagcaAGTATGTCATTTTTACTCCACAGATCCAAGTCCCTTAGGACTTCAGCCTATAGATTtcattcctgcagctccccagagGCTGGCAGATGAGAGGAATGACAAGGAGATTCCTGTGGTCATTGCAGCCTCGGATGAGAGGCTCGGAGGTGCAATTGCAGCCATGAACAGCATTTACCAGAACACCAGAGCCAACGTGGTTTTCTACATTGTTACTCTGAATGATACTGTGGATCACTTGAGGTAATGATCTGTTCATTGGATTCCCACAACACGGTGAGCTCTGTATTTCTGAGAGGAGAGCAAGCTGCCTTTCCCTGGAGCTGactccctgtcccagctgctttttgacagggctgctgtgggagtCCCATTCCTTCTGGTCAAGTTTCAGGGATGGAAAAGAAACATCTTTTCCAATGGGCTTATATCCAGCCAGTGAGGTTGGAGTTTGTTGGTAGAAGGATGTAAAAGTACTTCTACATTTCATCTAAGCAATTCAAATGCTGGCAGTCATGTTTctccatttttgtttctttgatcCTGTTATCCCCTTCTGTCCACCCTGATGGTTTTGGGAAGGGCCTGTGCTAACAGGAGTGTATATTTGTGATAAAGCAAGAAGTGACCTTGTGCtttcacctgtcccaggtgtgcagtTGCTGACCCTGGACTTGCCCCTGTGGCCACACAGGTCAGCATCAGTTACATCCCAGACGTGTTTGTTGGGCAGGGAGTGAGTGGCCACATCCAGATCTGTGTCACTCCTAGCTGGatctcctgcttttcccttgAGTTTGTCTCATCTGACAAGATCTGTGCCTTTCTCCTGCTTGCAGGACGTGGCTGAGGAGCCCTCCTCTGAGAAACATGAGATACCGAATTCTGGATTTCGACCCTCGTGTCTTAGAAGGCAAAGTACAAGTGGATCCCCAAAAGGCTGACAACTTCAAACCAGTGAGGATGATGCTGAATACTTTTTGCAATTAGTAGTTAATAACAATATTATTTTGATGTTGGCTTTTGAACCCAGCTGGAAATCAAAACCAGATCTTTTAGCATAGAAGCAATATTTCATAATAAAATCTCTAAATTTCAGTACAATTAAATATCTAGATAGTGAGAGATGGATTTGAATATCTACATATGCATACCTAGGATCATTTTTTGCTGTTAGCCACAGTGAAACACCACAGCTGGCATGTCAAGTATGCCAACACctcagagatgctgcagatCTGTATGGAGAAATAAGAAATTCTTATATAGACCAGTTTCAAAGTTAGTTTATCAATGCATACATTCATGGTAAACCAGGAATTGATGGAacctatttattttaaattacttgtAGGATATTGCTGCCTATTTTACTTCTTCCATAGCTGTTGTCTTGGACATTAATGCCATAGATAAGTGCCAGAAAAATCTGTCAATTTCACATTTATTTGGACAATTTCTTCATTTAATTCTCCACTTCTCTTGCTTTGCTGTTCTCACAGTTAACTTTTGCAAGATTCTACTTGCCCAGCTTTGTGCCTCATGCAGAGAAGGTCATCTATGTGGATGATGATGTAATAGTGCAAGGTATGGGACGTTTGTTAGCTGCTGGCCTTATGCTGAGGTCAGTATCTTATCTCTCACAGAACCCAACCATTTCTGTACAAACTTTCTAAATATGAGCAAATGGGGTAAACTGAGTAGCTTTATCTGCTGTAACAATGGACTGAACAAAGCCTGACTTGGCACTTAGTCAGGATTGTTTTTGATTTTCCTGTGCTTGCTTCCATTTTCCAGGTGATATTGTTGAACTTTACAACACTCCATTGAAACCTGGACATGCAGCTGCATTTTCAGATGACTGTGACTCAACCAGTAGTAAAGTTGTTGTCCGTGGAGCAGGCAATCAGGTTGGTTTTAGTCTTGTCCAGTGATAACAATGCTGCAGATCTCAGGCATTTGGGAATGCTCCAAATGCTGAAGCCTAAACATGTGACTTTCCCTGCACAAACCAGATTTACAAATGGGACCTGCAGTTTCTGTTCAGGCACAGTAAATTACCTGGAATTTTTGCTGTGCTTTACAATGAGAGCAATTTTCGTTGTGGAAATGTGGGAGGTCTGAGAACACTGAGGGGACAATCTTTCATTTCTGAATGTATAAAAAGTACTTTATCTAAGACTGGTACCATATTAATAATGTGGTATTATTAAGACCATGCAGCATTCCTTAAAATATGTAGTCTATAtaatcatatttttaaaatgttacacCTCTTAAGGttgctttttctcattttaaaggAAGGGATATTTACTATAACAACTTCAACTTACACCTGTCTGTTGTGAGTTGTGCAGAATTTTTCTTTAGCAATTTCCCCATATATTTTAAGCTAATTTCTACtctctttttcccccccagtATAATTACATTGGGTTTTTAGATTACAAAAAAGAAACCATCCGAAAGCTTGCCATGAAAGCCAACACCTGCTCTTTCAATCCTGGAGTTTTCGTTGCCAATTTGACTGAATGGAAATTACAGAACATCACCAAACAACTGGAGAAGTGGATGGCACTAAATGTGGTGTAAGTACCCCAGGCTAGGGGTGCCAGCAGCTCAGGCTTGGGTTCTGCTGCTGGCATGTCCCTCTTGAACAGAGGGCTGTGTGTGTATCTGCTGCAAGTGAAAAATCAACTGATCAGCATCCTTTGAACTTCCAGAGAGGAACTCTACAGTAAGACTCTGGCTGGCAGCATCACAACACCTCCACTGCTGATTGTGTTTTACAAGCAGCATTCCAGCATTGATCCCATGTGGAACGTCCGACATCTTGGTACGTATGAAGCGTTTGTGATGCTGCT of the Passer domesticus isolate bPasDom1 chromosome 9, bPasDom1.hap1, whole genome shotgun sequence genome contains:
- the GLT8D1 gene encoding glycosyltransferase 8 domain-containing protein 1, which gives rise to MTLRKVNISILIVAVIIFLLVIHHNFLSLSDFLRRELSDPSPLGLQPIDFIPAAPQRLADERNDKEIPVVIAASDERLGGAIAAMNSIYQNTRANVVFYIVTLNDTVDHLRTWLRSPPLRNMRYRILDFDPRVLEGKVQVDPQKADNFKPLTFARFYLPSFVPHAEKVIYVDDDVIVQGDIVELYNTPLKPGHAAAFSDDCDSTSSKVVVRGAGNQYNYIGFLDYKKETIRKLAMKANTCSFNPGVFVANLTEWKLQNITKQLEKWMALNVVEELYSKTLAGSITTPPLLIVFYKQHSSIDPMWNVRHLGSSAGKRYSPQFVEAAKLLHWNGHFKPWGRTASYAEVWEKWYVPDPAGKFSLIRRHSEAYEAK